A window from Flavobacteriales bacterium encodes these proteins:
- a CDS encoding DUF4349 domain-containing protein, which produces MKINIKGKIWRITFAFLIGFAVLFVFRLIYGYTSKFKERDHEYFGSFFDDGMTKRNYASSKYGYTKSHVEVAGDVAVATEGGATHYDIDQKYEKTSEVKAKSENFGKDKKTILDTIKQYNAIIQYENNAGSKGNREWHVSIGVQPDKFDAFDHFIRKIGMVRSAEVTKVDKTNEFNKLNAKKVSLEKIRTSLLELTGRQGQIDEFINLQNRILEIESQLQDLGVQLGDFDEENEFCTVRYSLIEGRPPVPISFMHRLKVAFEWTVKFYLQFILIVVLCTFSAFFILLIFDKLKILSNVIKKLNE; this is translated from the coding sequence ATGAAAATCAACATTAAAGGAAAGATCTGGCGGATCACATTTGCCTTTCTTATCGGATTTGCCGTGCTGTTTGTATTCCGTCTGATATACGGCTATACCAGTAAATTCAAGGAAAGAGATCACGAATACTTCGGGTCATTCTTTGACGATGGCATGACCAAAAGAAATTACGCCAGTTCAAAATACGGATACACCAAGAGCCATGTTGAAGTGGCAGGAGACGTGGCTGTCGCAACCGAGGGTGGCGCCACCCATTACGACATCGACCAGAAATATGAGAAAACATCGGAGGTCAAAGCCAAGTCGGAGAATTTTGGAAAGGACAAAAAAACGATCCTGGATACCATCAAACAATACAATGCAATCATCCAGTATGAGAACAATGCTGGCAGCAAAGGCAACCGCGAGTGGCATGTATCCATCGGTGTTCAACCGGATAAGTTCGATGCCTTTGATCACTTCATCAGAAAGATAGGGATGGTTCGCTCTGCAGAAGTGACCAAGGTGGACAAGACCAATGAATTCAACAAACTGAATGCAAAAAAGGTATCCCTGGAAAAGATCCGCACCAGTCTGCTGGAACTCACGGGCAGACAAGGTCAGATCGATGAGTTCATCAATCTGCAAAACCGCATCCTGGAAATTGAGTCGCAACTGCAGGACCTGGGCGTACAGTTGGGCGATTTTGATGAAGAGAATGAATTCTGCACAGTCCGTTACTCCCTGATAGAAGGCCGTCCACCGGTCCCTATCAGTTTTATGCACCGACTGAAAGTGGCATTCGAGTGGACCGTCAAGTTCTATCTTCAGTTCATACTCATCGTTGTCCTGTGTACCTTCTCTGCATTCTTTATCCTGCTTATCTTTGACAAGCTGAAGATCCTATCAAATGTCATCAAAAAGCTAA